One Triticum dicoccoides isolate Atlit2015 ecotype Zavitan chromosome 4B, WEW_v2.0, whole genome shotgun sequence genomic window carries:
- the LOC119292047 gene encoding serine/threonine-protein kinase ATG1a-like, which produces MEEEPPAPRVVGEYELGEMVGKGTFAEVFRAVHGPTGARVAVKEIDRRRVDDHVRRGILQEMSILGSLSHPNILRLINTIETGEKLFLVLEYCDGGDLEAYRQTHGGPRNRLPEATARDFARQLAEGLKVLRGERIVHRDLKPQNLLLSADGDAITLKIGDFGFARSLMHENLAATFCGSPYYMAPEIWRGDKYDAKADLWSVGVILFQLVTGELPFLGENRVELREKVLSSSGLSFPPDMEADLHPEFIDLCRRLICLDPAERMPFEEFFNHNFLATARNSEIVDESHHALDLRDTCQTVSSAVVKVKSESVDSKVFDSWEWVEREYVLVHANTTSMELLSSLEKPMKDVTGARPRCDDISTISGPIQSQNKDSLYRVKSHGCTPLSASRESTTMENLRGRPLDCYTRLHLLNQYIVILTELAQEKLFKGLDLEALSLELVILAIWKEALNACSLLPDALDDGSFSTFAHENYFPKSDQRLSPNVAQGLDFTRPASVRYRVESGFIKAYDRAEKISHRLRENNDNTEMPDAMEIIFQTALVYGKTGATKELLGCQNKSMALYSKAIILLTFILQEATALPLNPLFSLSPFNQQRIHRYIANLRSHLCSAQLSGQQQRSIKN; this is translated from the exons ATGGAGGAGGAGCCGCCGGCCCCGCGGGTGGTGGGGGAGTACGAGCTCGGGGAGATGGTGGGGAAGGGGACGTTCGCGGAGGTGTTCCGCGCGGTGCACGGCCCCACCGGCGCGCGCGTCGCCGTCAAGGAGATCGACCGCCGCCGCGTCGACGACCACGTCCGCCGCGGCATCCTCCAGGAGATGAGCATCCTCGGCAGCCTCTCCCACCCCAACATCCTCCGCCTCATCAACACCATCGAG ACGGGGGAGAAGCTGTTCCTGGTGCTGGAGTACTGCGACGGGGGCGACCTCGAGGCCTACAGGCAGACGCACGGCGGGCCTCGGAACCGGCTGCCGGAGGCCACCGCCAGGGACTTCGCCCGGCAGCTCG CCGAGGGGCTCAAGGTGCTGAGGGGCGAGAGGATCGTGCACCGGGACCTCAAACCCCAG AACCTTCTGCTATCAGCTGATGGGGACGCCATTACATTGAAAATTGGCGATTTTGGGTTTGCCAG ATCTCTGATGCATGAAAATTTGGCTGCCACTTTTTGTGGCTCTCCATATTATATGGCCCCAGAAATCTGGCGAGGGGATAAATATGACGCGAAG GCAGATTTATGGAGTGTTGGAGTCATTCTTTTCCAGCTAGTAACAGGGGAGCTACCATTTCTTGGGGAGAATAGAGTGGAG CTGCGCGAAAAAGTATTGTCATCTAGTGGCCTCAGTTTCCCTCCAGATATGGAGGCTGATTTACATCCTGAGTTTATTGACCTGTGCAGAAGACTCATATGCCTTGATCCAG CGGAGAGAATGCCTTTTGAGGAATTCTTTAATCACAACTTTTTGGCAACAGCAAG GAACAGTGAAATCGTGGATGAGTCCCATCATGCTCTTGATTTAAGGGACACATGCCAGACTGTCTCTTCTGCTGTCGTCAAAGTAAAGTCTGAAAGTGTAGATTCAAAAG TATTTGATTCATGGGAGTGGGTTGAACGAGAATACGTATTAGTTCATGCGAACACTACTTCCATGGAGTTGCTGTCTTCACTCGAGAAGCCAATGAAGGATGTCACAGGTGCAAGACCCCGCTGTGATGATATATCCACTATCAGTGGGCCTATTCAGAGTCAAAACAAAGACTCACTCTATAGAGTGAAATCCCATGGATGTACTCCACTGTCCGCTTCCCGTGAGTCAACTACTATGGAAAATCTGCGAGGGAGGCCACTTGATTGTTATACAAGACTTCACCTACTGAATCAGTATATTGTCATTCTCACAGAACTTGCTCAGGAGAAG CTTTTTAAAGGGCTGGACCTGGAGGCACTATCACTTGAACTTGTGATACTTGCTATCTGGAAAGAGGCGCTTAATGCATGTAGCTTATTGCCGGATGCTTTAGATGATGGAAGTTTTTCGACATTTGCACACGAGAATTACTTTCCTAAGAGTGATCAGCGTCTATCCCCGAATGTAGCGCAAGGATTGGATTTCACTAGGCCGGCTTCTGTTCGTTACCGGGTTGAAAGTGGGTTCATCAAGGCATATGACCGTGCTGAGAAGATATCACATAGGTTGCGGGAGAACAATG ATAACACTGAGATGCCAGACGCAATGGAGATCATATTCCAAACTGCTTTAGTATATGGGAAAACTGGTGCT ACAAAGGAACTTTTGGGATGCCAAAACAAATCAATGGCGCTATACTCAAAAGCAATCATCCTACTCACATTTATATTGCAGGAAGCAACCGCGTTGCCACTGAATCCACTCTTCTCGCTTTCACCATTCAACCAGCAGCGTATCCATAGGTACATAGCTAATTTGAGGAGTCATCTGTGCAGtgctcagttgagcgggcaacagcAGAGGTCCATCAAGAACTAA